In Streptomyces sp. NBC_01439, the following are encoded in one genomic region:
- a CDS encoding TetR/AcrR family transcriptional regulator, with product MTLRERKKRETRQRISDEATLLFAARGFDQVTVAEVAKAAHVSTMTVFNHFPRKEDLFLDRIPEAVELFTAAVRDRPAGESPLAALRVLLLQLLDRRHPLAAVGDGFPHFWRIVLDSPALRARAREGVEEVEQALAAAMAETTPDGGPDPRLAAALTVAAYRAVYVTTAQRLLAGERAVDVADDHRSRLHGAFDVLERALTTAR from the coding sequence ATGACGCTGCGCGAGCGCAAGAAGCGCGAGACGCGGCAACGCATCTCCGACGAGGCGACGCTGCTGTTCGCGGCGCGCGGCTTCGACCAGGTGACCGTGGCCGAGGTCGCCAAGGCCGCTCATGTCTCCACGATGACGGTCTTCAACCACTTCCCCCGCAAGGAAGACCTCTTCCTGGACCGGATCCCCGAAGCCGTCGAGCTCTTCACGGCTGCGGTACGGGACCGCCCGGCCGGCGAGTCCCCGCTGGCCGCCCTGCGGGTTCTGCTCCTCCAACTCCTGGACCGGCGCCATCCGCTGGCGGCGGTGGGCGACGGCTTCCCGCACTTCTGGCGCATCGTGCTGGACTCGCCCGCCCTGCGGGCGCGGGCGCGCGAAGGCGTCGAGGAGGTGGAGCAGGCACTGGCGGCCGCGATGGCCGAGACCACCCCCGACGGAGGCCCCGACCCCCGCCTCGCGGCCGCACTGACCGTGGCCGCGTACCGAGCCGTCTACGTCACCACGGCCCAACGCCTCCTCGCGGGCGAGCGTGCGGTCGACGTGGCGGACGATCACCGATCGCGTCTGCACGGCGCGTTCGACGTACTGGAGCGTGCGCTGACCACTGCGCGCTGA
- a CDS encoding alpha/beta fold hydrolase, whose product MTWSEHTVVREGVRVSCRDWGGSGPSVVLLHGLAGHAGEWDAVARDLSPRYRVVALDQRGHGASERRPQDVSRAAYVADTVAVVEQLGLRQPVLVGQSLGGHTAMLAAAAHPGLFRALVLVEAGPGGPNRDVQVEIGGWLDAWPRPFPSREAAVEFLGGGPVGEGWAAGLVEREGGWWPRFERDVMVGSLAEVAQRSFWDEWSKVTCPTLAVLGQNGIIPPGEVSDMLRRRPETVALSVPRTGHDVHLERPDVLRRALREFLAEVT is encoded by the coding sequence ATGACCTGGTCAGAACACACCGTCGTCCGTGAGGGCGTCCGCGTTTCCTGCCGTGACTGGGGAGGTTCGGGGCCGTCCGTCGTCCTGTTGCACGGGCTGGCCGGGCATGCGGGCGAATGGGACGCCGTCGCCCGGGACCTGAGCCCCCGGTACCGGGTCGTCGCCCTGGACCAGCGCGGCCACGGTGCCAGTGAGCGCCGCCCGCAGGACGTCTCGCGGGCCGCGTACGTCGCGGACACCGTCGCCGTAGTCGAACAGCTCGGTCTCCGGCAACCCGTCCTGGTGGGCCAGTCGCTGGGCGGCCACACCGCCATGCTCGCCGCCGCCGCTCACCCCGGGCTCTTCCGTGCGCTCGTCCTGGTGGAGGCCGGGCCGGGCGGGCCGAACCGTGACGTGCAGGTGGAGATCGGTGGGTGGCTCGATGCCTGGCCCAGGCCGTTCCCTTCACGGGAGGCCGCCGTCGAGTTCCTCGGCGGCGGTCCCGTCGGCGAGGGCTGGGCGGCCGGCCTGGTGGAGCGCGAGGGTGGCTGGTGGCCGCGCTTCGAGCGCGACGTGATGGTCGGGTCGCTGGCGGAGGTCGCCCAGCGGTCCTTCTGGGACGAGTGGTCGAAGGTCACCTGCCCGACCCTGGCCGTCCTCGGCCAGAACGGCATCATCCCGCCAGGAGAGGTCAGCGACATGCTCCGGCGGCGGCCGGAGACCGTGGCCTTGAGCGTCCCCAGGACGGGACACGACGTTCATCTGGAGCGACCGGACGTCCTGCGGCGCGCACTCCGCGAGTTCCTCGCAGAGGTCACATGA
- a CDS encoding LysR family transcriptional regulator translates to MDIRQLATFHKVATLLSFTRAAIELKYAQSSVTAHIKSLEESLEVGLFDRLGGRVELTAAGRRLLPYAEQMLALAGEARGAALGSDSPAGVLTVGSMESITSYRMPTLLEFFHHRHPALQIVLRPSLCAETCHALRQGLFDLGFLMEAETRHPGVQTEILGSEPLTVVAAPGHPLTRAEKVTTEDLSGVQVISAEAGCAYRELFEAELNAGTGEALPFLEFGTIESIKRGVAAGLGISLLPTATVADSIDAGTLVPLPWPIPFEVHTQIAWRRGKTLSREMRIFIDQTMRFLSEEYAR, encoded by the coding sequence ATGGACATTCGACAGTTGGCGACGTTCCACAAGGTGGCGACGCTGCTCAGCTTCACCCGCGCGGCGATTGAACTGAAGTACGCGCAATCCAGTGTCACGGCGCACATCAAGAGCCTTGAGGAATCGCTCGAGGTGGGCCTTTTCGACCGCCTCGGGGGCCGGGTCGAACTCACCGCGGCCGGCCGGCGGCTCCTGCCCTACGCCGAGCAGATGCTCGCGCTCGCGGGCGAGGCACGGGGCGCCGCGCTGGGCTCCGACTCGCCCGCCGGGGTGCTTACCGTCGGCTCCATGGAGAGCATCACCTCCTACCGCATGCCGACGCTCCTGGAGTTCTTCCACCACCGCCATCCGGCGCTCCAGATCGTGCTGCGCCCCAGCCTCTGCGCAGAGACCTGCCACGCCCTGCGCCAAGGCCTGTTCGACCTGGGCTTCCTCATGGAGGCCGAGACGCGCCATCCGGGCGTCCAAACCGAGATCCTCGGCTCCGAACCCCTGACGGTCGTCGCCGCCCCGGGCCACCCGCTGACCCGGGCGGAGAAGGTGACCACGGAGGACCTCAGCGGCGTCCAGGTCATCTCCGCCGAAGCCGGCTGCGCCTACCGCGAGCTGTTCGAGGCGGAACTGAACGCCGGCACCGGAGAGGCGCTGCCCTTCCTGGAGTTCGGCACGATCGAGTCCATCAAACGAGGCGTGGCCGCGGGCCTCGGCATCAGCCTCCTCCCCACGGCCACGGTGGCCGACTCCATCGACGCCGGCACCCTGGTCCCCCTCCCGTGGCCGATCCCCTTCGAGGTGCACACCCAGATCGCCTGGCGCCGCGGCAAGACCCTCTCGCGCGAGATGCGGATCTTCATCGACCAGACGATGCGCTTCCTCTCCGAGGAGTACGCCCGCTAA
- a CDS encoding helix-turn-helix transcriptional regulator, protein MDEVAVATYEYALRVGSFGDEDVACHLGVDVHRVTEARKALQNLRLLASAGGDRAEVALDPEIAEAELVTPLELSIAQRRREISGIHQQLRVLSTMYHSRVQPVAEGVPIRVLDDFEDVRREIDLARRRCTEERITLQPGGGRSAELLEQDLLQTLEMRQRGIRVRTLYQHTAQASLATRAYVRQISEAGAEVRTAEELSERLIVYDRKLAFIPKERKGKEPPGAAIVTDPTVVAYLCRSFESVWQGSQPFDVGGVTEYHHAEDLRLSVIRLMAMGLKDEVIARRLGVATRTCRRHISAIMAEVGATSRFQAGILLARQGVIPDGEGVADS, encoded by the coding sequence TTGGATGAAGTTGCCGTTGCGACCTACGAGTACGCGTTACGGGTCGGATCCTTCGGGGACGAGGACGTCGCCTGTCACCTCGGCGTCGATGTCCATCGGGTCACCGAGGCCCGCAAAGCCCTGCAGAACCTGAGACTGCTCGCCTCGGCGGGGGGCGACCGCGCCGAGGTGGCGCTCGACCCCGAGATCGCCGAGGCGGAACTGGTCACGCCGCTGGAGTTGTCGATCGCGCAGCGCCGCCGCGAGATATCCGGCATCCACCAGCAGCTGCGCGTCCTGTCGACGATGTACCACTCGCGCGTCCAGCCCGTGGCCGAAGGCGTCCCCATCCGCGTCCTCGACGACTTCGAGGACGTCCGGCGCGAGATCGACCTCGCGCGAAGACGCTGCACCGAAGAGCGCATCACCCTTCAGCCCGGCGGCGGCCGCAGCGCGGAACTGCTCGAACAGGACCTGCTGCAGACCCTGGAGATGCGACAGCGCGGCATCCGCGTCCGGACCCTCTACCAGCACACCGCCCAGGCGAGCCTGGCCACCCGCGCCTACGTACGCCAGATTTCCGAGGCGGGTGCCGAGGTCCGCACCGCGGAGGAACTGTCCGAGCGGCTCATCGTCTACGACCGCAAACTCGCCTTCATCCCCAAGGAACGCAAGGGCAAGGAACCGCCGGGCGCGGCCATCGTCACCGACCCCACCGTCGTCGCCTACCTGTGCCGGTCCTTCGAGTCCGTCTGGCAGGGGAGTCAGCCTTTTGACGTAGGCGGGGTCACCGAGTACCACCACGCCGAGGACCTGCGGTTGTCGGTCATCCGGCTAATGGCGATGGGCCTCAAGGACGAGGTGATCGCCCGGCGCCTCGGCGTGGCCACGCGTACGTGTCGCCGCCATATTTCCGCCATCATGGCTGAAGTCGGAGCAACCAGCCGTTTTCAGGCCGGGATTCTGCTGGCCAGGCAGGGCGTGATCCCGGACGGCGAAGGCGTGGCAGATTCCTGA
- a CDS encoding FAD-dependent oxidoreductase, with protein sequence MNSNSNSMSSDFDVVVAGGGPVGMMLACELRLGGASVVVVERRTEVDQTIKAGAINTPTAEAFYRRGMLPALAEVQQRSMERFRAFVREQEGTQADGRPLRVPPKFAGHFAGIMLRGELLDAMDPDFTNAGPAGDVGLVPQQEVERLLSEQARRLGVELRNGTELAGFDEDDDGIEIRAIRVADGSADVMRAGWLVGCDGGRSTVRKLAGFAFPGTDPQITGHQALVEMTGSKALRPGWHHTDTGTYVHGPMPGRILTVEFDGPPADRDAAVTAQELQASLRRVSGAEVTITGVRTATRFTDNARQAADYRAGRVLLAGDAAHVHSPFGGQGLNLGIGDAMNLGWKLAAVVRGRAPEELLDTYTAERHPIGAWVLEWTRAQIALMRPEPQARALRGVVAELTESVAGTTYFAKKISGVRQRYDLPGSHPLVGRSAPDLELADGTRLADLLHDGRALLLDLADDAGLRSHAEGYGERVRVTTVACPGRPELAGLLVRPDGIVAWASDAGDAPDTGDAAVTADPAVTGDTLTDALHRWFGTPGRAARMSKPAAAR encoded by the coding sequence ATGAACTCCAACTCCAACTCCATGAGCTCGGACTTTGACGTAGTCGTGGCCGGAGGCGGCCCGGTCGGAATGATGCTGGCCTGCGAGCTCCGACTCGGTGGCGCAAGCGTGGTGGTCGTCGAGCGGCGCACCGAAGTGGATCAGACCATCAAGGCGGGGGCGATCAACACACCGACCGCCGAGGCCTTCTACCGGCGCGGAATGCTGCCCGCGCTGGCCGAGGTGCAGCAGCGCTCCATGGAACGGTTCCGGGCGTTCGTACGCGAACAAGAGGGGACGCAGGCGGATGGACGGCCTCTGCGCGTGCCCCCCAAGTTCGCCGGGCACTTCGCCGGGATCATGCTGCGCGGGGAACTGCTCGACGCGATGGACCCGGACTTCACGAACGCCGGTCCCGCCGGGGACGTCGGCCTCGTACCGCAACAGGAAGTCGAGCGGCTGCTCTCCGAGCAGGCCCGACGACTCGGCGTCGAGCTGCGCAACGGCACGGAGCTGGCGGGATTCGACGAGGACGACGACGGAATCGAGATCCGCGCGATCCGGGTGGCCGACGGATCGGCCGACGTCATGCGCGCGGGCTGGCTCGTGGGCTGCGACGGCGGCCGCAGCACGGTCCGCAAGCTCGCCGGGTTCGCGTTCCCCGGTACGGATCCGCAGATCACCGGTCACCAGGCGCTCGTCGAGATGACCGGGTCCAAAGCCCTCCGGCCCGGCTGGCACCACACGGACACCGGGACGTACGTGCACGGGCCCATGCCCGGTCGCATCCTCACGGTCGAGTTCGACGGGCCGCCGGCCGACCGGGACGCGGCCGTCACCGCGCAGGAGTTGCAGGCGAGCCTGCGGCGCGTCTCCGGAGCGGAGGTCACGATCACCGGGGTGCGCACCGCCACCCGCTTCACCGACAACGCGCGCCAAGCGGCCGACTACCGGGCGGGTCGGGTCCTCCTCGCAGGCGACGCCGCGCACGTCCACTCCCCGTTCGGCGGCCAGGGGCTGAACCTCGGCATCGGGGACGCGATGAACCTCGGTTGGAAACTCGCCGCCGTCGTACGCGGCCGGGCACCGGAAGAGCTGCTGGACACGTACACGGCCGAACGGCATCCGATCGGGGCATGGGTACTCGAATGGACCCGGGCGCAGATCGCGCTGATGCGGCCGGAACCCCAGGCCCGCGCCCTGCGCGGCGTCGTCGCCGAGTTGACCGAGTCCGTCGCCGGCACCACCTACTTCGCCAAGAAGATCTCCGGCGTTCGGCAGCGGTACGACCTTCCCGGCAGCCATCCGCTCGTCGGCCGCAGCGCCCCGGACCTCGAACTCGCCGACGGAACGCGCCTCGCGGACCTGCTCCACGACGGGCGCGCCCTGCTGCTCGATCTCGCCGACGACGCGGGGCTCCGGTCGCACGCCGAGGGGTACGGCGAGCGGGTGCGCGTCACCACCGTCGCCTGCCCCGGCAGACCGGAGCTGGCCGGCCTCCTCGTACGCCCGGACGGAATCGTTGCCTGGGCGTCCGACGCCGGGGACGCGCCCGACACGGGGGACGCGGCCGTCACCGCGGATCCGGCGGTCACCGGGGACACGCTGACCGACGCCCTCCACCGGTGGTTCGGAACGCCGGGCCGTGCTGCGCGAATGAGCAAACCGGCCGCGGCCCGTTGA
- a CDS encoding tetratricopeptide repeat protein, protein MAEASEQPLVVDGKIESLPFHELVSWSQFEKLVCEFVQVTERLSPCHRYGSPGQAQAGIDIAGLSEDGHWYAFQVKHVAQFARADAKKALDLFLCGPRPYAATRLVIVTSCKTTRAQVRDLVHHYQTQNPHLVLELWDAEHLASRLRLQPRIVARYFGDHTAQRFCDADALEAFYKTGGSDDVGCLVHDADPISLEVHEAISVDEGACPDEPVLPTYFRRPFDEELDAVVEKALAGVSGLKVLLADSSTGKTRAAWEAIQRLGRDWRLWHPADQEDLLASLGSVKPRTVVWLNEIDRYLLCGDSQRDEHVAARLTELLRDPRRTPVLVLGTAWHVHWNTMTTLSGGERAKTHALLTKCAIPVPERFSDDEMAALLDMDRPADPRMLKAAREAEDGHVIQFLAGGPAQLERYANGSPTAQAVLHAAMDARRLGHGMDLPHSFLHDAATSYLTALQRDLAETDWFSRALQYLSAPCRGVRGPLASVPGFSATGTVNPGSYRLADYVELHGRRHRKLICPEDGFWDAAAEHAASARDRVSLSRAALERGRVARAETLALAAAQYGDGAALSHLARWIKENRKDEDPHVYYELAAELGDGDAQVTLAFRAENDGQLEKAERWYRKAIDRDSRRWDAIVGLASVSSQRGDATRAIELYNQALSSGFFGARAVEYQARWLAGRGQHALALLLTKFSFNSGNTGAYTGLAWTYMYKDRSRAIEVFKHAMAEGDANAPMELSWALEQEGESDEADRFCEIAVHLGETNALRGLGMIRRSKGAHHAAAALFWRAYNLGLTYVLLELASLREEEGRLKQAERLYWRALDEGQSSAACELVRILETRGRTLQAERLAGGSKDLLAALAKARAARGEHEAAEQLLLTLIAQGNPDLLVNLANIRKQRGDQAGAEKMLRQAQEAGVPYATQRLATLLDDNE, encoded by the coding sequence GTGGCTGAAGCTTCGGAGCAACCTTTAGTGGTCGATGGCAAGATTGAGTCACTGCCTTTCCATGAGCTGGTCTCATGGAGCCAGTTCGAGAAGCTGGTGTGCGAATTCGTCCAGGTGACCGAACGGTTGTCGCCCTGTCACCGGTACGGATCTCCCGGGCAGGCACAGGCCGGTATCGATATTGCGGGGCTGTCAGAGGACGGCCACTGGTACGCCTTCCAGGTCAAGCACGTCGCCCAATTCGCTCGAGCGGACGCGAAGAAGGCCCTGGACCTCTTCCTGTGCGGCCCGAGGCCCTACGCGGCGACGCGGCTGGTCATCGTCACATCCTGCAAGACCACCCGGGCCCAGGTCCGCGATCTCGTTCACCACTACCAAACTCAGAATCCACATCTGGTGCTCGAGCTGTGGGATGCCGAGCACCTGGCATCTCGCCTACGACTCCAGCCGCGCATCGTGGCCCGGTACTTCGGTGACCACACAGCACAACGCTTCTGCGATGCGGACGCCTTGGAGGCCTTCTACAAGACTGGAGGCAGCGACGACGTCGGCTGTCTCGTACATGACGCCGACCCGATCAGCCTGGAAGTCCACGAGGCCATCTCAGTCGATGAGGGGGCGTGCCCAGACGAACCTGTTCTGCCGACGTACTTCCGAAGGCCCTTCGACGAAGAACTCGATGCCGTCGTCGAGAAGGCACTCGCCGGGGTCAGTGGGCTGAAAGTCCTTCTCGCTGATTCTTCGACGGGAAAGACTCGCGCGGCTTGGGAAGCCATCCAGCGCCTGGGAAGAGACTGGCGGCTGTGGCATCCGGCCGACCAGGAAGATCTACTGGCCTCACTCGGCTCAGTAAAGCCACGTACGGTCGTGTGGCTCAATGAGATCGATCGCTATCTGCTCTGCGGCGACTCTCAGCGAGATGAACACGTAGCCGCTCGACTCACAGAGCTGCTGCGCGATCCGCGCCGGACCCCAGTTCTGGTCCTGGGGACAGCCTGGCATGTCCACTGGAACACCATGACCACCCTTTCTGGAGGCGAGCGTGCGAAAACACACGCCTTGCTAACCAAGTGCGCCATCCCGGTCCCGGAGCGGTTCAGCGACGACGAGATGGCTGCTCTTCTCGACATGGACCGGCCCGCCGACCCCAGAATGCTGAAGGCTGCTCGCGAGGCCGAGGACGGCCACGTCATCCAGTTCCTCGCAGGCGGGCCGGCACAGTTGGAACGCTATGCAAACGGATCCCCGACCGCTCAGGCCGTCCTCCATGCCGCCATGGACGCGCGGCGGCTTGGCCACGGTATGGACCTACCTCATTCGTTCCTCCATGACGCGGCCACCAGCTACCTCACCGCCCTGCAGCGGGATCTAGCGGAAACCGATTGGTTCTCACGCGCTCTGCAATACCTGTCAGCTCCGTGTCGCGGGGTTCGTGGACCACTGGCATCGGTCCCGGGCTTCTCCGCGACCGGAACGGTGAATCCCGGCAGCTACCGGCTGGCGGACTACGTTGAGCTGCACGGCCGTCGGCACCGGAAACTCATCTGTCCTGAAGACGGATTCTGGGATGCAGCGGCGGAGCACGCTGCCAGTGCCAGAGACAGAGTCTCCCTTTCGCGAGCTGCACTTGAGCGGGGCAGGGTGGCCCGGGCGGAAACACTCGCGTTGGCGGCAGCACAGTACGGAGACGGCGCCGCCCTGTCCCATCTGGCAAGATGGATCAAAGAAAATCGCAAAGACGAAGACCCTCACGTCTACTACGAACTGGCGGCCGAACTGGGGGATGGTGACGCGCAGGTCACCCTTGCTTTCCGCGCAGAGAACGACGGGCAGCTCGAGAAGGCGGAACGCTGGTACCGAAAGGCTATTGATCGGGACAGCCGCCGATGGGATGCCATCGTTGGCCTGGCTTCCGTCTCATCTCAACGCGGAGACGCCACACGTGCCATCGAGCTGTACAACCAAGCACTCAGCTCCGGCTTCTTCGGAGCTCGGGCGGTCGAGTACCAAGCACGCTGGCTTGCTGGTCGCGGCCAGCATGCTCTCGCATTGCTCCTGACGAAGTTCTCCTTCAACTCCGGGAACACCGGCGCCTATACGGGCTTGGCCTGGACCTACATGTACAAAGATAGGTCCCGGGCTATCGAGGTGTTCAAGCACGCCATGGCCGAAGGGGACGCAAATGCGCCGATGGAGCTGTCCTGGGCCCTCGAGCAAGAAGGAGAAAGCGATGAAGCAGATCGATTCTGCGAAATTGCCGTTCACCTTGGCGAGACGAATGCGCTCCGCGGCCTGGGCATGATCCGTCGCAGCAAAGGTGCCCATCACGCTGCGGCCGCCCTCTTCTGGAGAGCCTACAATCTGGGTCTGACATACGTGCTGCTCGAGCTAGCCAGTCTACGTGAAGAGGAGGGCCGACTGAAACAAGCCGAAAGGCTTTACTGGCGGGCCCTCGACGAGGGGCAGTCCAGCGCCGCTTGTGAGCTCGTACGAATATTGGAGACCAGGGGAAGAACACTGCAGGCCGAACGCCTCGCAGGAGGGTCTAAGGACCTCCTCGCCGCCTTGGCGAAAGCCCGAGCGGCCCGAGGTGAGCATGAAGCTGCCGAACAGCTACTCCTCACACTTATTGCGCAAGGAAATCCGGATCTGCTTGTGAATTTGGCGAACATCCGAAAGCAGCGGGGGGATCAGGCAGGGGCGGAAAAAATGCTGCGGCAGGCGCAGGAAGCCGGCGTCCCCTATGCGACGCAGCGGCTGGCGACGCTACTGGACGACAACGAGTAA
- a CDS encoding TauD/TfdA family dioxygenase, which translates to MTNVIDTIGSTTTFADLVLPDAVREVIGRELAALPDPSGDIDRATARCHQVFAALPLELLRSLLDFGRHNDTPGVALVRNLPVDAEPGPTPLDGGPGRNKSGFVSEGVLLGLTGLLGEPLGVLTEKGGRLIHDVVPVVGGERTQTNQSSAVFLNFHSDITYDSTGRYDVANPDFLVLNCLRGDRSGSAVTYYADARDICRQLPDDALGLLRSRLFRLNAPGSYTRGMAGGAEVLSEPVPVISGAEAHPEITVSANGVRALNRDAAAAFERLQEVCRSVAHAVQLEPGQALLVNNRKGVHARSSFDARHDGRDRWLQRTYVRRSLWDIRYRVTPQDRRVHF; encoded by the coding sequence ATGACCAACGTGATCGACACGATCGGTTCCACCACGACCTTCGCGGACCTGGTGCTGCCCGATGCCGTGCGGGAGGTCATCGGCCGTGAGCTCGCGGCGCTGCCCGATCCGAGCGGCGACATCGACCGGGCGACGGCCCGCTGCCACCAGGTGTTCGCGGCGCTGCCCCTGGAACTCCTGCGTTCCCTGCTGGACTTCGGCCGGCACAACGACACGCCGGGGGTCGCCCTGGTGCGCAACCTCCCCGTCGACGCGGAGCCGGGCCCGACGCCGCTCGACGGCGGTCCCGGCCGGAACAAGAGCGGATTCGTCAGCGAAGGCGTGCTGCTGGGCCTGACCGGCCTCCTCGGCGAACCGCTCGGCGTGCTCACGGAGAAGGGCGGCCGGCTGATCCACGACGTCGTTCCGGTCGTCGGCGGGGAGCGGACCCAGACCAACCAGAGTTCGGCGGTCTTCCTGAACTTCCACAGCGACATCACGTACGACTCGACGGGCCGTTACGACGTCGCCAACCCGGACTTCCTCGTGCTCAACTGCCTGCGCGGTGACCGCTCCGGGAGCGCGGTCACCTATTACGCCGACGCCCGCGACATCTGCCGGCAGCTTCCGGACGACGCGCTGGGCCTGCTGCGCAGTCGCCTCTTCCGGCTGAACGCGCCGGGCAGCTACACCCGCGGCATGGCCGGCGGTGCGGAGGTGCTGTCCGAACCGGTGCCGGTCATCAGCGGTGCCGAGGCCCACCCGGAGATCACCGTGTCGGCCAATGGGGTCCGTGCGCTGAACCGCGATGCCGCGGCGGCCTTCGAACGGCTTCAGGAGGTGTGCCGTTCGGTGGCGCACGCCGTGCAGCTGGAGCCGGGACAGGCTCTGCTCGTCAACAACCGCAAGGGCGTCCACGCCCGGTCGAGCTTCGACGCCCGCCATGACGGCCGGGACCGTTGGCTGCAGCGGACGTATGTGCGGCGCAGCCTGTGGGACATCCGCTACCGGGTGACTCCGCAGGACCGGCGAGTGCACTTCTGA
- a CDS encoding amino acid kinase family protein, with protein sequence MNTPVVLKFGGSTFRTPAAYEELAAGLDERIRSEGRPMAVVVSAMQGETEALRGRLHEVNRQPGADTAAGLLTTADLVSAHLLTTALHRRGRTATVLAGHQLGLTTNASFLWARVVRTDPGPLRRALAEHEVVVVPGGQAVDAEGRPTWLGKNSSDLSALAVARAVGSHVCEIHSDVDGIYTSDPHLITGARMLPEVSYNMAALMSLYGAKVLHRRAVQLALRHRIEIVLRYNRAPYAAGTTISGAGTQMAAVVFNERSVVLDYPDDAQADAAHHAFHLEGLDTVRLNRQPSVAVIGGYVDKEAVQRRHGVKAGRPAGVPVAEVRGSKVTTHVAAGGEDALHLAQRLHDRLDFPVPRRAGVEAGV encoded by the coding sequence GTGAACACCCCGGTGGTACTGAAGTTCGGCGGCTCCACCTTCCGTACCCCTGCCGCCTACGAGGAACTCGCGGCCGGGCTCGACGAGCGGATCCGCAGCGAGGGCCGCCCGATGGCCGTGGTCGTGAGCGCGATGCAGGGAGAGACCGAGGCGCTGCGCGGCCGGCTGCACGAGGTCAACCGGCAGCCGGGGGCCGACACCGCCGCGGGCCTGCTGACCACCGCCGACCTGGTCAGCGCCCATCTGCTGACCACCGCCCTGCACCGCAGGGGGCGCACCGCCACCGTGCTCGCGGGCCACCAGCTCGGACTGACCACCAACGCCTCGTTCCTGTGGGCCCGCGTGGTCAGGACCGACCCCGGCCCGCTGCGCAGGGCGCTGGCGGAGCACGAGGTCGTGGTGGTGCCCGGGGGACAGGCGGTGGACGCCGAGGGCCGCCCGACCTGGCTGGGCAAGAACAGCTCCGACCTGTCGGCCCTGGCCGTCGCCCGGGCCGTCGGCAGCCACGTCTGCGAGATCCACTCCGATGTCGACGGGATCTACACCTCCGACCCCCACCTGATCACCGGGGCCCGGATGCTCCCGGAGGTCTCGTACAACATGGCGGCGCTGATGTCGCTGTACGGGGCGAAGGTGCTGCACCGCCGCGCCGTCCAGCTCGCGCTGCGGCACCGGATCGAAATCGTGCTGCGCTACAACCGGGCCCCGTACGCGGCGGGCACGACGATCAGCGGAGCCGGCACCCAGATGGCGGCGGTGGTCTTCAACGAGCGTTCCGTGGTGCTCGACTACCCGGACGACGCGCAGGCCGACGCCGCGCACCACGCCTTCCACCTCGAAGGGCTCGACACCGTGCGGCTCAACCGGCAGCCGTCGGTCGCGGTCATCGGCGGGTACGTCGACAAGGAGGCCGTCCAGCGCAGGCACGGCGTCAAGGCCGGGCGCCCGGCGGGAGTTCCCGTGGCGGAGGTGCGGGGCAGCAAGGTCACCACGCACGTGGCCGCCGGCGGCGAGGACGCGCTGCATCTGGCGCAACGGTTGCACGACAGGTTGGACTTCCCGGTTCCGCGGCGGGCCGGCGTAGAGGCAGGGGTGTGA
- a CDS encoding cupin domain-containing protein yields the protein MTIKDIGPEPQSFDLEQATLKNTNHRAVAWSGKHLQLTLMSIPVGEDIGLEAHPETDQFLRLDAGRGRVQMGSTKDRLDFDREVEDGWAIFVPAGTWHNVTNIGDEPLQLYAVYAPVHHAPGKIHATAADAKHDEDSGNDEPPSWSVQPARRPSDEHA from the coding sequence ATGACCATCAAGGACATCGGGCCGGAACCGCAGAGCTTCGACCTCGAGCAGGCGACGCTCAAGAACACGAACCATCGCGCGGTCGCCTGGTCCGGGAAGCACCTTCAACTGACCCTCATGTCGATCCCGGTGGGCGAGGACATCGGTTTGGAAGCCCACCCGGAGACTGACCAGTTCCTACGGCTCGACGCGGGCCGGGGCCGAGTCCAGATGGGCAGCACGAAGGACCGACTCGACTTCGACCGGGAGGTCGAGGACGGCTGGGCGATCTTCGTGCCCGCCGGCACGTGGCACAACGTCACCAACATCGGTGACGAGCCCCTGCAGCTCTACGCCGTATACGCGCCGGTCCACCACGCGCCGGGCAAGATCCATGCGACGGCCGCCGATGCGAAGCACGACGAGGACTCGGGCAACGACGAACCGCCGAGCTGGTCGGTCCAGCCTGCCCGGCGGCCGTCGGACGAGCACGCCTGA